In the genome of Raphanus sativus cultivar WK10039 chromosome 9, ASM80110v3, whole genome shotgun sequence, the window cttCGTAAAAATATGGTATGCTTACTATTTTCCCTGTGATTGTATAGGGTATGTGGATAATATAAGCAATTGATGAAGTCCGAAACattattactttttattaaatcgaaAACTACATCAAGTTGGTTCATCTTATAATCGTGGTTAAACACTGTTGATGCTCGATAAACAAGAAGGGTGTAGGATTTATGTtcgaataaataaataataattgaggtttagaaacaaaaaaatcctACAAGATTAAGAAATGGTCATATATGATTTTACAAACTCTTATTCaactttaagattttttttctaaacctaATTTGTGTAGTGTTTGTTGATGTATCTTGaatttaaatattgtatttagttgATGGATAATGTATCAAATACGATTCATCAACTGTATTGTATCTAGGATCAGTTGTTGGACATTGCATAAGTCATTGGACTTAAACTCTATGAGCCTAATATGCACTAGGTCCTAAGACTTGAGATATACTTCATATATACTATGTACtattgtaattttcttttttgtttttttttatactactgtTGTACTATTGTAACTTTAATGTAAGTTGAATATCGTctccacataataaaatttatctCATGTAGACTTAACTAAATTGGTGAACCACGCTATCGCATTTCTTTTCGAGTTTATACATATGTTTCCGTATTTgttctttttcatatttttgtatttttttcaaaatgaaagtaattatattattggaacaaaaatattaattagtaaGTTAACTCACATTTGTAAACAGACataattctttatttaaaatatttaaaatgtaatcaTGATAGGATTGTTGATGAACTACATCCACACCACAAGGATCCAAATTAATAACATGCGAAGCAaataagaaaccctaatttctaaATTTAACGCTCAGATAAGAAATTtctggacaaaaaaaaaaaaaaaaaaaaaaaattctggacAAGGATTTGGGTGTGGGGACAACAATAGAAGAGACAGAGTGATTGGCCGGCGGTATAAGTGGGACCTTGATGCCGGCTTATTGTACAACACGTGGCGGCATGACAAAGGAATAATTTGGAGGAAATCGAGGAAAGTTAAGCGAGAGCAAGTGGTTGCAGGCTGATTTGGTTTGCATGTGGTGTCTCACTCACCGTCAGTGTTTCAAACTcccattctcttttttttcctttcacatCTTATAGAAACTTATTGCAAATTCTATATATGTCCAAATAATCCGTGACCAAAAACATTATAATCAAATTTACTTCATTCTCCTCTAGTTTGgttgatatatattatagtcATCTAGAAAACATTCGAATCTTACATGTATGTTGCAAAATATTGTTTCCGTTTTCTAATAATAATGTCATCTATATTATGATTTGCACAtcatgtatttttgtttttgtttatcaGTTAATTTGTTAGTAAAGATTTTCAGTGTGTCTACTTTCGTAAGTAGTAGAATGTTATTTAAGAATGTTTTTTTGGAACAGAAATCCTTTATTGCTAATTCGATTAGAActgtttttgtttgattttagttcttttttacaaataaaacaatcatgactatttttaaatatactagTCCTCACTATCTTTGAGAACACTAACCAAGGGACGTGTTACGTGTATAAATTAACAGAAAAGAAGATTTTAAGATCGGATTAGAGATTTGAGGCGCAATTTCCAAAGGGACCCGCATATATTCTTGCCTCCATCTTCAAGCAACGCATCAAAGCGTAGATTCCCATGcagctttttcttcttttttagcTCGTccttgtttttttaataaatctctggagctttcttttgtttgttttcactTCAATGAAAATTTCTCTTGATTTTAGAAAACGGATTCGTTTTCATGATATATTCTCTTTTTGTTCATTCATTAAGTTTTGATTGGTATTATGTATTTAATGTTCTCTTCTTACTCAACATATGATCCTTTTCTGTTCTTTTATAGAAAGTTTACTTTCATCTATGTTTGGCTAGTTTAttcaaaaactaaattatatgaTAATCTTTCAATTATTAcaagaaaaatcattttattatgtACTATAACTTGTGAGAAATAACAGAATGATTTGATACATCATTTACAgatgttatttttttcatttgataaTTAATTCGTTTCATaggatttatcatttataaaacatttgatGCGGTAACGTCGACCCATCACTGGTTCGCGTGATTGATTGTTTCAGATTGTTTGTATTTCACCGTGGGCCTGTAATAACATTATCATACTGAATAAAATTGGGCCTACAGTCACCAGAACATGGACCTAACTACATATTATTGGATTTTAGGAGGAACTACTAGTACTACCTCCCTTGCTATGTGCTATGCACGGATCAATTTCAATTCTAAATatatgatcataaaattgtaatgactacaaaattattttaaacaaacttACTTTTAGACCTATGTTTCTAAATCTAAAATGCATTGGCACATAGAAAaacgaaaaacaaaacaaatagaaaCAATCAAAGTATCACGCGCTTGCGCAGAGGAAAACCCCTAGTAAATACAATAACATATACTATGGCTCTATTCAAATCtgattacatttttaaaatcctatCACCTATATTTGCGAATCATGCTAAAGCTTGATTACACtgtaattgaaatattttcattagaacattaaacataataatttgCACAAATACAATAATTTGTTTGTAGAATATACAATAAAAGCgctaatttatatcaaatatatttgatatactCCGAAAATAAATTCACGGTTTTGAAACCGCGGATCAAAACTAATTTTGTATTATCTTGGAAactaaaattgttttttttacggcgattattttattttatttaccaatTGATCACATACACAAAGCACTCGTTATCGGTTTAAGGTTAAACTTAAAAGTACAACAATAACCGgtgaaaatatcaaatatattagaTCCGgtaaaaagttacaaaaaagtCTCCAACAAGCATCTCTCATTTACTCACACTCTTCTCAGACATCAACCTTTTGATCAACCCCAATATCTCTTCTCGCAAATGGTTAGCCACATCCGGTACAGTCTCCTTCACATCACCTAACCACAGCTCATCCCGGTTCTTCACTCCACCAGAGCTAAACCATTTGCATATAACCTGAGCGTTTGCAAGAAGGTACACACCACAGTCGTACCCATTCTTCTGCTGCGGTGAATCACTGCATTCTCTATACGCAGCATCTCCATCAGACACAAATGGAGAAACCGCCCTGTAGAGCTGTCTCGCATTCCATCGATTCGATCCCATAAAGCTATCGTGATGGAAAAACGAGTTGGCTTCTTTGTAGTACACGAGTAAGCTCCAGTGTAACCCGCCTTCTGCTAGCTCGACATTGAGGTTGTCGTTTACAGGCAATATCACGAGCTCGCTGTCGAGTAACCTAAGGGGTTTCATGAAGTCTTTGAGTGATTCAGGGTCGGGACAGTTTGAGATCCAGAAGGCGATGGAGGGAGGGATTAGCGAGATGGTAGGGGAAGTGTGAAGTGTGGATAAGTAGCTTAGGTAGAACTCGATGATACGGTCGTTTAGAAAATTGGGTCCGTTAAGGATGTCTAGATCTGATCTCCTGAGGACGACATCGTTGTAGCTGAGGATCTTGTCGTCACCCCAAGTGTTTGCCATGCCGACACTGGAGTTGTCTACAAAATATGCATTCGTCAAACAAGAGAGTAGACTAAACACTTAATTGCATCTCATATGGCAGAGACAAAACCGAACTCGTGTTTTTCAAGAGAGTATATGCTTATCGTGCGTAACAAGAAAGACATTAAATCAAAAGGGTTGTACAAAGCGAAACATTCATTCAGGCTTTTGTCGAACAGGTTCCGTGCACTACAAGATTTTCTTACCATAACAACCTAAAGGAATCAAATTTCTTGAATCAGAACGAATCCAGTGGTTCCATAGAGCTGAATTCAACAAATtgattgtaaaatatatatatatatatatatatatatatatatatatatatattaacggAGATAAACTTCATAAAGATTCACACTCAATACGCGATGAACTAATGATTACATATTACCTTGATACTCTATATCTATACGCGTTTGCTGCCGAAGAAGATCAGTTTTAGCTTTCCACCAATTCAGTTCTTGAAGAACTGTAATCTAAAGAACAGATTCTGAatcaaagaaaaaggaaaaagggAAAGTTCATTTGGTGTATAAAATGGGAAACGAATCAAACTTCGGCCTATGAGCCCAAAATCAGGCCATGAGCCCAACTTCGGCCCGTGACGGGGAAGTTGGATCACCAACACTCGACGTATACAACAAAGATTGCATGTTGTGTTGTCTCTCTCGATCCATAATATTTGTCCATGCCAAACAAATATGCCATGCCGCATGGCATATTTCAGATTACTCTCTTACCCTAAGCTATTCCAAATCCAATGTCACAACATCTTAGACTATATAATGGTTTATGGCTTTATGCACAAACATATGTTTCACCCAATACAACCATCTATTTGGAGCACTAGTTTCTAGTTGGATTAATGTAATTAAAAAACGTTACATTTGTTCCTTAGAAAATATCAAGATTTGGATATTATTTTACTGATAATGCTGAATTTTCACGAAGTGGTTAATACACTTGTAATGCTCACCTAAATGCAAAATTCTCCCCGATTTTTcgaaatatttttaactataacCATGATTTGCGCTAGCTTTGATACGAAATCTACTATAAGATTATCGCGAGAGCTCACAAAACGCTCACACACTCCTCCTCAAATCTACTTGAAATCATGATTACTACTCGCACCAAAAACCTCGGTGGTAGAATGGACTTCCACCGGGGCGGTTCAGTGGCTGGCGCAACCGCTGAAAAACTCAGTGAAAAGCCTCATTTTCACAACCTTTACTCCAAGCGTTTGATGACCGTGGAGACGGCTCGGAAAA includes:
- the LOC108825541 gene encoding NEDD8-specific protease 1, whose product is MANTWGDDKILSYNDVVLRRSDLDILNGPNFLNDRIIEFYLSYLSTLHTSPTISLIPPSIAFWISNCPDPESLKDFMKPLRLLDSELVILPVNDNLNVELAEGGLHWSLLVYYKEANSFFHHDSFMGSNRWNARQLYRAVSPFVSDGDAAYRECSDSPQQKNGYDCGVYLLANAQVICKWFSSGGVKNRDELWLGDVKETVPDVANHLREEILGLIKRLMSEKSVSK